A DNA window from Luteolibacter luteus contains the following coding sequences:
- a CDS encoding FG-GAP repeat protein, producing the protein MKSVTSLRLRFLIASCVVSLIGTVCGISPKMALTPPVTGQEVMDEGPVAVDGNLTVVGCRSASLKGRNSGVVKIYDTASGNLLRMLTNPKPGSNNFGASVAVSGGKIAVSNGADLVYIFDLSSADPQVPLHLIRRPSDRHYLAFGSPIALSGKHLAVGSVFPYLGTDEKSSVSVYDLEGPAPAVPVMTIYGPPPQHPSTPEYFGYSIAISGDRLALGAPRHNNNKGAAFVYNLAPPSPVPVAELYPPAGSPATALFGWAVDIDGGTVAVGQPADAGGPLGKVFLHDLEAADPSVATRVITDPLSFANAKFGRMLALSGDLLAVTADHTVVDPSYSGRVEVYDLSVSDGGPLTLKPAVPHSRSFYGESLDLSGSRLVLSGYGRIEGYDLASNNPGDLAQVYRHALPGTRDRAGQVVAVSGSRVAVAGRNESYPSESQLTVYDLASETPQVPLFSLLESGGTSSVHWGIAMEDNRMAVSISGRKVARIYDLASSTPSVPVLELTEPTDFVFGDTLSLSGGKLAVGAPSWNGPELNYCGRVYLYDLEGSEPTTPIRVLENPEPSSNGSFGLRVALSGSKLLVGASKDSTGLFSQGLAYLFDLSNGTPLAPVHVFRPETPVKFGYFAASLALEGDTVALSDEKHGHVLVYDVSGPGVVALHTFSPFAPDDSFSKLGGSTLALSGGRLAVSDREPDYSSAGTARVYDLSEADPEAAVKQLDSATPGAMREFGFSIAIDGDLVVVGAPGDDGITYDNGAADVFDLSAGPNPPFSLWAAQASLIGEDAEEGAAPDGDGIVNLLKYAFNLPADGGHRFLTPGSGTSGLPASGLMTKDGCRIFRMEYLRRKNSNLTYTPVISSSPGDAGASSPVEPALFFDIDAQWERVIVEHPVDPSLQPSLFGWVEVHSP; encoded by the coding sequence ATGAAAAGCGTCACATCCCTCCGCCTGCGTTTCCTGATTGCCAGCTGTGTCGTCTCCCTGATCGGCACGGTTTGTGGGATCAGCCCGAAAATGGCCCTGACTCCTCCGGTCACCGGGCAGGAGGTGATGGATGAGGGGCCGGTGGCGGTCGATGGAAACCTTACCGTGGTGGGTTGCAGATCCGCTTCCCTCAAGGGGCGGAATTCCGGTGTCGTGAAGATCTACGATACGGCCAGTGGAAATCTCCTCCGGATGCTGACCAACCCGAAGCCGGGAAGTAACAACTTCGGAGCCAGCGTGGCTGTTTCCGGCGGGAAGATCGCGGTGAGCAATGGAGCTGATCTGGTCTATATCTTCGATCTTTCCTCGGCCGATCCGCAGGTGCCGCTTCATCTCATCCGGAGGCCATCCGACAGACATTACCTGGCGTTTGGCTCACCCATCGCGCTCTCAGGGAAGCATCTGGCAGTTGGCTCGGTCTTTCCCTATTTGGGCACTGACGAAAAAAGTTCGGTCTCCGTCTACGATCTGGAAGGCCCCGCTCCGGCGGTGCCGGTGATGACCATCTACGGCCCGCCTCCGCAGCACCCTAGCACTCCCGAATACTTCGGTTATTCCATCGCGATCTCGGGGGACCGGCTGGCTCTGGGCGCGCCCCGCCACAACAACAACAAGGGAGCAGCCTTCGTCTATAACCTTGCTCCGCCTTCGCCTGTGCCCGTGGCGGAGCTGTATCCGCCTGCGGGTAGTCCAGCCACGGCACTCTTTGGATGGGCGGTGGATATCGATGGCGGGACGGTGGCAGTAGGCCAGCCTGCCGATGCTGGCGGTCCCCTGGGAAAGGTTTTCCTTCATGATCTCGAGGCGGCGGATCCAAGCGTTGCCACAAGGGTCATCACCGATCCCTTGAGTTTCGCGAATGCCAAGTTCGGGCGCATGCTCGCGCTTTCAGGAGACTTGCTCGCAGTGACCGCGGATCATACCGTCGTGGATCCTTCCTACAGCGGGCGGGTGGAGGTCTATGATCTCTCCGTGTCCGATGGCGGGCCGCTTACCCTCAAGCCGGCGGTGCCGCATTCCCGTAGCTTTTATGGAGAGTCGCTTGATCTCTCGGGCTCGCGGCTGGTGCTGTCGGGCTATGGTAGGATCGAAGGTTATGATCTGGCGTCTAACAATCCCGGAGATCTTGCGCAGGTCTATCGCCATGCCTTGCCCGGCACGAGGGATCGCGCCGGGCAAGTGGTGGCGGTATCAGGATCGCGAGTCGCGGTAGCTGGCCGAAATGAAAGCTATCCCAGTGAGTCCCAACTCACGGTCTATGATCTCGCGAGTGAAACGCCGCAGGTTCCGTTGTTCAGCTTGTTAGAGTCCGGAGGAACCAGTTCCGTGCATTGGGGAATCGCCATGGAAGACAACCGGATGGCGGTGAGCATTTCGGGGAGAAAAGTCGCCAGGATCTATGATCTCGCTTCCTCGACTCCTTCCGTGCCTGTCCTCGAACTCACCGAGCCGACGGACTTCGTGTTTGGAGATACCTTGTCGCTTTCTGGCGGGAAGCTGGCAGTCGGTGCTCCCTCGTGGAACGGCCCGGAATTGAACTACTGCGGACGCGTTTATCTTTATGATCTGGAGGGATCTGAGCCGACCACACCGATCAGGGTTCTGGAAAATCCCGAGCCTTCCAGCAATGGATCTTTCGGTCTGCGGGTCGCGCTTTCCGGATCGAAATTGCTGGTGGGCGCTTCCAAGGATTCCACAGGTCTTTTTAGCCAAGGTCTGGCCTACCTGTTCGATCTTTCCAACGGGACACCGTTGGCGCCGGTGCATGTCTTCCGCCCGGAAACCCCGGTGAAATTCGGTTACTTCGCAGCCAGTCTCGCGCTTGAGGGAGACACGGTAGCCTTGAGCGACGAGAAGCATGGCCACGTCCTTGTTTACGATGTGTCCGGTCCCGGAGTCGTGGCGCTTCATACCTTCTCGCCATTTGCTCCGGACGATTCTTTCAGCAAACTCGGCGGCAGCACCCTGGCCTTGTCCGGGGGACGGCTCGCCGTCTCCGATCGGGAACCGGACTATTCCAGCGCCGGGACGGCCCGGGTGTATGACTTGAGCGAAGCAGATCCCGAAGCTGCGGTGAAGCAGTTGGATTCGGCGACTCCGGGTGCCATGCGAGAGTTCGGCTTCTCGATCGCAATCGATGGCGATCTCGTCGTGGTGGGCGCACCGGGTGACGACGGTATCACTTATGACAATGGTGCGGCGGATGTCTTTGATCTCTCCGCGGGGCCGAATCCTCCTTTTTCATTGTGGGCGGCGCAGGCTTCCCTCATCGGGGAAGATGCGGAGGAAGGCGCTGCACCGGATGGGGACGGCATCGTGAATCTTTTGAAGTATGCCTTCAATCTTCCCGCGGATGGCGGTCACCGCTTTCTCACGCCGGGCAGCGGCACTTCCGGACTACCAGCTTCGGGCCTGATGACGAAAGATGGCTGCAGGATTTTCCGCATGGAGTATTTGCGGCGCAAGAATAGCAATCTTACCTATACCCCGGTGATTTCCTCTTCTCCGGGCGATGCCGGCGCCTCTTCTCCCGTGGAACCGGCACTCTTTTTCGATATCGACGCCCAGTGGGAGCGGGTGATCGTGGAACATCCGGTGGACCCTTCATTGCAACCCTCGCTCTTCGGATGGGTGGAAGTCCATTCGCCCTGA
- a CDS encoding ELWxxDGT repeat protein produces MADSAAVLVKDIRQAAPFARETESLYRVGDKIFFFAADAVHGQELWVTDGSAEGTHMVKDLSAGNTESSTGVTMLGQTKGLLIFNLNAGGVWRSDGTAEGTFMISRAKVLRSHLALGIFWFEAEADLVQGIKGGLWRSDGTEEGTYPLPAPVQAGPAIDPSTVIINPPTGPEVPQGSRFVAIGDSIYFRTENYHILGFNETTGIATDFGIHLPTWDLRAGGSWASATTGFSTHRMAWHAFRGDGQGFVDLAPSQEWSSVRCAGALGDIHFVVVRAASDNRWSLWRSDGTPAGTWMVKPLPDSQASPVPFGFASANGKIFFVTDDERKGSEPWVTDGTAEGTMLLKEVRKGKFGSQVKGFRVSGDSVYFGASDGSRLSLWKSDGTPKGTVRFLTSPKDVQLKGLLDQGALPVVLDDVLYFSAARHKSGSQQGPLGLWRSDGTNAGTYPLTGGDSGNSRPYDSDIANGIQAVGDSVIFRAWDSEAGVLWKSDGTEAGTYPLEADPKKPTADWGARNLCNLGDQILFVNMESSGKKRRTLFTSDGGQLSATLIPGIPAKSYPTGITNMIRAGEWAYLHTERHVWATGGDKQSTFKLVDIAKLDGKIEADTMRTLGGDLVFSTGSLWKASADTKTVEMLVDSSALSFIPINLTVVDETLYFSGWKQGSFQLWKSDSTAQGTAMVTDQIGIAGELSNFTAAGGYLWFTFKPSNSVLQLWRSDGTGAGTSMVATVPVEFGMPSEGPGGRLLFRAWTSPTGVELWISDGTAEGTGLVKDIDEGGGSSMISKATRVGDHAYFAATHPVHGRELWKTDGTPEGTVLVSDLTGDAGSSSPHHLVVAGSKLFFDATTAEAGREVHVIDVSEDLAE; encoded by the coding sequence TTGGCAGATTCCGCGGCGGTCTTGGTGAAGGACATCAGGCAGGCCGCTCCTTTCGCCCGGGAAACCGAATCGCTCTACCGCGTCGGGGATAAGATCTTCTTCTTCGCCGCGGATGCCGTCCATGGCCAGGAACTCTGGGTGACCGATGGAAGTGCGGAGGGAACGCACATGGTGAAAGACCTGTCTGCCGGAAATACCGAGAGCTCGACCGGCGTGACCATGCTGGGCCAGACCAAGGGCTTGCTCATCTTCAATCTCAACGCCGGTGGAGTCTGGCGCAGTGACGGGACGGCGGAAGGCACCTTCATGATCTCGCGGGCGAAGGTGTTGCGTTCTCATCTCGCACTCGGGATTTTCTGGTTCGAGGCGGAGGCTGACCTTGTCCAGGGAATCAAGGGAGGTCTGTGGCGCAGTGACGGCACGGAGGAGGGTACGTACCCGCTGCCAGCACCCGTGCAGGCGGGGCCGGCAATCGATCCCTCCACGGTGATCATCAATCCTCCGACCGGCCCGGAGGTTCCCCAAGGGTCGCGCTTTGTCGCCATCGGGGATTCCATCTATTTCCGGACGGAAAACTACCACATTCTCGGATTCAACGAGACCACGGGAATTGCCACCGACTTCGGTATCCATCTTCCCACTTGGGATCTGCGGGCCGGAGGGAGTTGGGCCTCGGCAACCACAGGGTTCTCAACCCACCGCATGGCATGGCATGCCTTCCGGGGTGATGGCCAAGGTTTTGTCGATCTGGCACCCAGCCAGGAGTGGAGTTCAGTGCGCTGCGCCGGTGCCTTGGGAGATATCCATTTCGTAGTGGTCCGGGCGGCGTCCGACAACCGCTGGTCGCTGTGGCGCAGCGACGGGACTCCGGCCGGTACCTGGATGGTGAAGCCCTTGCCTGATTCCCAAGCTTCTCCGGTGCCCTTCGGCTTTGCTTCGGCCAACGGAAAGATTTTCTTTGTCACCGATGACGAGCGCAAGGGAAGCGAGCCTTGGGTAACCGACGGTACCGCGGAAGGCACCATGCTTTTGAAAGAAGTCCGGAAGGGAAAATTCGGATCTCAGGTGAAGGGCTTCCGCGTTTCGGGGGACAGCGTTTATTTCGGTGCGAGCGATGGTTCGAGGCTGTCCCTCTGGAAGAGCGATGGCACGCCCAAGGGAACGGTGCGCTTCCTCACATCCCCGAAGGATGTCCAGCTGAAGGGGCTGCTGGACCAAGGGGCGTTGCCCGTTGTACTGGACGATGTGCTCTATTTTTCTGCTGCCCGCCACAAGTCGGGATCGCAGCAGGGGCCCTTGGGGTTGTGGCGGAGTGATGGTACCAATGCCGGCACTTACCCGCTGACCGGAGGAGACTCGGGAAACTCCCGGCCTTACGATTCCGATATCGCCAACGGGATTCAGGCCGTCGGTGACTCCGTGATTTTCCGCGCGTGGGACAGCGAGGCCGGAGTGCTCTGGAAGAGTGATGGGACGGAAGCCGGAACTTATCCGCTCGAAGCCGATCCCAAGAAGCCCACTGCCGATTGGGGGGCGAGAAATCTCTGCAATCTGGGCGACCAGATTCTCTTCGTGAACATGGAGTCTTCCGGGAAGAAGCGGAGGACGCTCTTCACCAGCGATGGCGGCCAGCTCTCGGCAACGCTGATTCCAGGTATTCCCGCGAAGAGCTATCCGACCGGCATCACGAATATGATCCGCGCCGGTGAATGGGCCTACCTTCACACCGAGCGTCATGTGTGGGCGACGGGCGGGGACAAGCAGAGCACTTTCAAGCTCGTGGACATCGCCAAGCTCGATGGGAAGATCGAGGCAGATACCATGAGAACCCTTGGCGGGGACTTGGTGTTCTCGACCGGCTCCCTGTGGAAGGCCAGCGCGGATACGAAGACCGTGGAGATGCTCGTTGATTCGAGCGCCCTGAGCTTCATTCCCATCAATCTGACCGTGGTCGACGAGACCCTGTATTTCAGCGGTTGGAAGCAGGGTTCCTTCCAGCTTTGGAAGAGTGATAGTACTGCCCAAGGGACCGCGATGGTGACGGACCAGATCGGAATTGCCGGAGAGTTGTCGAATTTCACCGCGGCTGGGGGCTACCTGTGGTTCACTTTCAAGCCGAGCAACAGTGTTCTGCAGCTCTGGCGCAGCGACGGAACCGGCGCGGGGACCTCCATGGTGGCGACCGTCCCCGTGGAGTTCGGAATGCCAAGCGAGGGCCCCGGCGGCCGCCTTCTCTTCCGCGCATGGACTTCGCCCACCGGCGTTGAACTCTGGATAAGCGATGGCACCGCCGAGGGCACGGGATTGGTAAAGGACATCGACGAAGGAGGCGGCTCCTCGATGATTTCGAAAGCCACGCGGGTGGGGGATCACGCTTACTTCGCAGCCACGCACCCGGTCCACGGTCGCGAACTCTGGAAGACTGATGGCACGCCGGAAGGAACGGTGCTGGTATCCGATCTCACCGGTGATGCCGGCTCTTCATCGCCACATCATCTCGTGGTCGCCGGATCAAAACTGTTCTTCGACGCAACCACTGCCGAGGCAGGTCGCGAAGTTCACGTGATCGATGTCTCGGAGGATCTCGCGGAGTAG
- a CDS encoding ELWxxDGT repeat protein, giving the protein MMQGQTLPEPVQNAKLTPDRLFGRPEQFTAALAKIFFVAVNTSQGAELWCSDGTANGTGPVKDIYPGRGSSLPEMLVAKGAAIFFVADDGVHGREWWTSDGTEVGTRIVADLTEGVRSSDFSAAILVGTKLWFFAASATVEGEFELWTSDGTDAGTQPVAEGFRCPANLTPYGDGVAFTQDEGLDSARKQLWKSDGTLAGTAFIQSFAVGQGSVDSLTQVGNDLFFAVRAGRPTYVSDTRLWKTDGTTAGTVDLHQFSASNSYDGFLRSLTAFGDKLLFAGSDSATGTELWISDGTVAGTALLKDMTPGEDNSEPQLIGQMGGKFYLKADGLPWVSDGTAEGTVRMGEFVPQNGSPRISLGSTIAYFDYADPSLGLWKTDGTLTGSGRLPSAKATVTGGFWRGERVVVGDDLYLGGYEDDKGTKLWRLPAATGVPVLLEAFKPGTWEIDRDLLISNPETAVIGNKVLFASEDKRFLWSSDGRRKGTKRIMRIPGYLHEGTPTEANFMVHNETLYFVTATGSSKHQLAWTDGSSRGSGATGLMNFQARETPAFLRAGLGEHLYFSPLAGDLADSLRVAGGGIKAPRAVKPDQEAAVPASEAYVFSYSPDSEIPEQLWVCDGSREGTKPLVLDPPVYYPVVRGKVEGLTYFTASTDADGYGLWVTGGTVESTRLVKDLSPGVLGEMLYFGAFVEFKGEAYYLMQVDDVLGFWRSNGTTARTSLVKELPFRAGDLTRHAPSFAVLNDVLYLNGRVDGGGYELWKSDGTAVGTVPVADVHPGYNGSDPRDLTAGINVLYFTADDGLHGRELWQSDGTAEGTRMVADLTDGDGLSADPVGLSRSSEKLFFLSRLPGIGRRMHVMNLE; this is encoded by the coding sequence ATGATGCAAGGCCAGACACTCCCGGAGCCTGTGCAGAATGCCAAGCTGACGCCGGACCGGCTGTTCGGACGTCCGGAGCAGTTCACGGCGGCCCTAGCGAAGATCTTCTTCGTGGCCGTGAATACTAGCCAGGGGGCGGAACTCTGGTGCAGTGATGGCACTGCGAATGGAACTGGCCCGGTGAAGGACATTTATCCCGGCCGCGGCTCTTCATTACCGGAAATGTTGGTCGCGAAGGGTGCGGCGATTTTTTTCGTGGCGGACGATGGCGTCCATGGCCGCGAATGGTGGACCAGCGATGGCACGGAAGTCGGCACCCGCATCGTTGCCGATCTAACAGAAGGTGTCCGATCGTCGGATTTCTCCGCTGCGATCCTTGTAGGGACCAAGCTTTGGTTCTTCGCCGCCTCCGCAACGGTCGAAGGCGAGTTCGAACTCTGGACCAGCGATGGCACCGATGCTGGCACCCAGCCGGTGGCGGAAGGTTTCCGGTGTCCGGCCAATCTCACGCCCTATGGTGATGGGGTGGCCTTTACGCAAGACGAAGGCCTCGATAGCGCAAGGAAGCAGCTCTGGAAAAGTGATGGCACCCTGGCTGGCACCGCTTTCATCCAGTCTTTCGCGGTGGGCCAGGGAAGCGTCGATTCCCTCACGCAGGTAGGAAACGACCTGTTCTTCGCAGTCAGGGCGGGTCGGCCGACGTATGTGTCGGATACACGCCTGTGGAAGACCGATGGGACCACGGCCGGCACCGTCGACCTTCACCAGTTCAGCGCCTCAAATAGCTATGACGGCTTCCTGAGATCCCTGACGGCATTTGGAGACAAGCTGCTATTTGCGGGCAGTGACAGCGCTACCGGCACCGAACTCTGGATCAGTGACGGGACCGTCGCCGGTACCGCGCTCCTGAAGGACATGACACCTGGCGAGGATAACTCAGAGCCCCAGCTCATCGGTCAGATGGGAGGTAAGTTCTACCTGAAAGCAGACGGCCTGCCTTGGGTTAGCGATGGCACTGCCGAGGGAACCGTCCGGATGGGGGAGTTCGTCCCGCAGAACGGTTCTCCCCGGATCTCCTTGGGTTCTACGATCGCCTACTTCGACTATGCGGACCCGTCTTTGGGCCTCTGGAAGACCGATGGCACCTTGACGGGCAGTGGCCGCTTGCCTTCGGCAAAGGCAACCGTGACCGGTGGCTTCTGGCGGGGCGAACGTGTCGTCGTCGGTGACGATCTCTATCTTGGTGGCTATGAAGACGACAAGGGCACGAAGCTCTGGCGTCTTCCTGCTGCCACCGGGGTTCCTGTGCTTTTGGAAGCCTTCAAGCCGGGAACATGGGAGATTGATCGAGATCTTTTGATTTCGAATCCGGAAACGGCGGTGATCGGAAACAAGGTACTGTTCGCCTCCGAGGACAAACGCTTCCTCTGGTCCAGTGATGGCAGACGCAAGGGGACCAAGCGCATCATGCGGATCCCGGGTTACCTGCATGAGGGCACCCCCACGGAAGCCAATTTCATGGTTCACAATGAGACGCTTTATTTCGTCACGGCCACCGGCAGCAGCAAGCATCAGCTGGCATGGACGGACGGCAGTTCCCGCGGATCCGGGGCGACAGGACTCATGAATTTCCAAGCGCGGGAGACTCCCGCATTCCTGCGCGCGGGGCTCGGCGAACATTTGTATTTCTCTCCACTTGCCGGGGACCTTGCGGACTCCTTGCGAGTCGCGGGAGGAGGGATCAAGGCTCCTCGTGCGGTGAAGCCGGATCAGGAAGCTGCTGTGCCCGCCAGCGAGGCCTACGTGTTCAGCTACTCGCCGGATTCTGAAATTCCGGAGCAACTCTGGGTCTGCGATGGCTCGCGGGAGGGAACCAAGCCGCTTGTGCTGGATCCGCCTGTCTATTATCCGGTGGTGCGTGGGAAGGTAGAAGGCCTGACCTACTTCACCGCCAGCACGGATGCGGACGGCTACGGACTCTGGGTGACCGGTGGAACCGTCGAAAGCACACGGCTGGTGAAGGATCTCTCCCCGGGAGTTCTCGGCGAAATGCTGTATTTCGGCGCATTCGTCGAATTCAAGGGTGAGGCTTACTACCTGATGCAGGTGGATGATGTGCTTGGCTTCTGGCGAAGCAATGGCACCACGGCGCGTACGAGCTTGGTCAAGGAGTTGCCTTTCCGGGCGGGTGATCTGACACGCCACGCACCCTCCTTCGCGGTGTTGAACGACGTGCTTTATCTCAATGGCCGGGTCGACGGAGGCGGGTATGAATTGTGGAAGAGCGATGGAACCGCGGTGGGCACGGTGCCGGTAGCGGATGTCCATCCGGGCTACAATGGCTCGGATCCCAGGGATCTCACCGCAGGGATCAATGTGCTCTACTTCACTGCTGATGACGGGCTGCATGGACGGGAGTTGTGGCAGAGCGATGGCACGGCGGAAGGCACCCGCATGGTTGCGGACCTGACAGATGGAGACGGTCTATCCGCTGATCCGGTGGGTCTGTCCCGCAGCTCGGAAAAGCTCTTCTTCCTTTCCAGGCTGCCGGGGATCGGCAGGCGCATGCATGTTATGAATCTGGAGTGA